The Planococcus donghaensis genome contains a region encoding:
- a CDS encoding WbqC family protein, which yields MKVGIMQPYFFPYIGYWQLIKAVDKYVVYDDVNYKKRGWINKNNILVNGEAKPVSLRTFKVSQNKRINEIEIDHDLVYKKKLLKTIKEAYSKAPYFQEAYSVVEKIINQNEPNLAAYLANSIKEICAYLNIRTEIILSSELTKNEHLRGQDKILEICGLFSAEEYLNAAGGLLLYSPLDFQTQGIELKIIKTNPISYQQKDVREFVPNLSIIDVMMFNSPEEIDAMLDDYTVLNNFSNLLQTSTSG from the coding sequence ATGAAGGTAGGTATTATGCAGCCGTATTTCTTTCCTTATATCGGTTATTGGCAACTTATCAAAGCGGTAGATAAATACGTTGTATATGATGATGTGAATTATAAAAAAAGAGGCTGGATCAACAAAAACAACATATTAGTAAATGGAGAAGCAAAACCAGTTTCTTTAAGAACGTTTAAAGTCAGTCAAAACAAACGAATCAATGAAATTGAAATTGATCATGATCTTGTTTATAAAAAAAAGCTACTGAAAACCATTAAAGAAGCGTATAGTAAAGCACCTTATTTCCAAGAAGCTTATAGTGTAGTTGAAAAAATAATAAATCAAAACGAACCCAACTTGGCGGCATATCTAGCGAATTCGATAAAAGAAATCTGTGCGTATTTAAACATACGGACTGAAATTATTCTTTCTTCTGAGTTAACAAAAAATGAACATCTGAGAGGACAAGATAAAATCTTAGAAATTTGTGGACTTTTTTCAGCGGAAGAATATTTAAACGCTGCTGGAGGACTTTTGCTTTATTCACCGCTGGATTTTCAAACACAAGGAATCGAGTTGAAAATCATTAAGACCAATCCTATTAGTTACCAGCAAAAAGATGTAAGAGAGTTTGTTCCTAACTTATCAATTATTGACGTTATGATGTTTAATAGTCCTGAAGAAATTGATGCTATGTTGGATGATTATACTGTGCTGAATAATTTTTCTAATCTACTTCAAACCAGTACGAGTGGTTAA
- a CDS encoding glycosyltransferase family 2 protein: MGKDVLVSVDCLAYNHEDFIAEAIESFLMQKTNFKFEILINDDASTDKTAAIIKRYEEKYPDLIKPLYQKQNLFSQSATMLQINQRRAKGKYIAICEGDDFWTDPYKLQKQVDYLEANPKCDLCVHSAYQYSEALNKVVGKVRPSRKSREFSAEEVFLGGGELFPTNSMVYRREKADNVPSFYFDAGFGDYPLAIHLALHGQVHYLDEQMSVYRVDVKGAWSEKTLTNTINATKQNDATADLLDKINHHTNFQYDKTIERTKKKNHFYLLIRQQKFKEVFNKEYARFYVELEFIRRIWKKVLKSHYYMKDKADFDLVKPRKKLA; this comes from the coding sequence ATGGGAAAAGATGTTTTAGTAAGTGTAGATTGTTTAGCATACAATCATGAAGATTTTATAGCGGAGGCAATCGAAAGTTTTTTAATGCAAAAAACAAATTTCAAATTTGAAATTTTAATCAATGATGATGCTTCTACCGATAAGACAGCTGCCATCATCAAAAGGTATGAAGAAAAGTATCCTGATTTAATAAAGCCGCTCTATCAAAAACAAAATTTGTTTTCTCAAAGCGCTACAATGCTTCAAATCAATCAGCGCAGAGCAAAGGGGAAATATATAGCCATTTGCGAAGGAGATGACTTCTGGACCGATCCATACAAATTACAAAAGCAAGTGGATTATTTAGAAGCAAATCCAAAATGTGACTTATGTGTTCATTCGGCTTATCAATATTCAGAAGCTTTAAATAAGGTCGTAGGAAAAGTAAGACCAAGTCGGAAAAGTCGAGAATTTTCTGCAGAAGAAGTTTTTTTAGGTGGAGGCGAGCTATTTCCAACCAATTCGATGGTGTATCGTCGTGAAAAAGCTGATAATGTACCCTCTTTTTATTTCGATGCAGGGTTTGGAGATTATCCTTTAGCGATCCACTTAGCGCTTCATGGGCAAGTCCATTATTTGGACGAGCAAATGTCTGTGTACCGTGTAGATGTAAAAGGAGCATGGTCTGAAAAGACATTAACCAATACGATAAACGCAACAAAACAAAATGATGCAACTGCAGACTTATTAGACAAGATTAATCACCACACAAACTTCCAATACGATAAAACAATTGAGAGAACAAAAAAGAAAAATCATTTCTATTTGTTAATAAGACAGCAAAAATTCAAAGAAGTCTTTAATAAAGAGTATGCTAGGTTTTATGTCGAACTCGAATTTATAAGACGAATTTGGAAAAAAGTGTTGAAATCTCACTACTATATGAAAGATAAGGCTGATTTTGATTTAGTGAAACCGCGAAAAAAGTTAGCTTGA